The following are encoded in a window of Legionella geestiana genomic DNA:
- a CDS encoding 4-hydroxybenzoate octaprenyltransferase, protein MNPSALCRLMRLDKPAGTVLLWLPTASAFWLANPEGVPVSLLILFFAGTCLMRAAGCVVNDIADRHLDRFVARTDKRPLASGEVGLLPALLLLSVLLFAALGVLLQLPAACFPWALAALAITWLYPFCKRFFHAPQLVLGLAFSMGIPMAFVASGAPFNRFFWLLLFANTLWVIAYDTLYAMADVKDDVRAGMRSTALLFGKYDRLITGLLLIVTQALWLFMGVFLQAGAGYWLAWLAAFLPLVSQLYLTKGRRPEDCTRAFRISVWYGSLLWLALILQMQ, encoded by the coding sequence ATGAACCCTTCAGCACTGTGTCGATTAATGCGCCTTGATAAACCCGCAGGCACCGTTCTCCTGTGGCTGCCAACGGCCTCAGCCTTCTGGCTCGCAAACCCCGAGGGCGTGCCAGTGTCACTCCTAATCCTTTTTTTCGCGGGCACCTGTCTCATGCGTGCGGCAGGGTGTGTGGTCAATGATATCGCCGACCGCCACCTTGACCGCTTTGTAGCGCGAACAGACAAACGCCCGCTTGCCAGCGGAGAAGTGGGGCTGTTACCGGCATTGCTGCTTTTATCTGTCCTTCTCTTCGCTGCACTCGGAGTTCTCCTGCAATTACCTGCAGCCTGTTTTCCATGGGCGCTTGCAGCGCTCGCGATTACATGGCTCTATCCTTTCTGCAAACGGTTTTTTCATGCCCCGCAGCTGGTGCTCGGATTGGCGTTCTCGATGGGCATTCCCATGGCATTTGTGGCATCAGGCGCACCCTTTAACCGCTTTTTCTGGCTCTTACTGTTTGCGAATACGCTCTGGGTCATTGCCTACGATACCCTCTATGCAATGGCCGACGTAAAAGATGATGTACGTGCCGGCATGCGCTCAACGGCACTGCTCTTTGGGAAGTATGACCGACTGATTACGGGCTTGCTCCTGATTGTGACTCAGGCGCTGTGGCTTTTTATGGGCGTTTTCCTGCAGGCGGGAGCGGGTTACTGGCTGGCATGGCTCGCTGCTTTTTTGCCCCTCGTAAGCCAGCTTTATCTGACGAAGGGGCGCAGGCCAGAAGACTGCACCCGCGCTTTTCGCATCAGCGTCTGGTATGGCAGCCTGTTGTGGCTGGCACTTATTCTCCAGATGCAGTGA
- a CDS encoding chorismate--pyruvate lyase family protein codes for MTLQEKVFPFFTEIPAHTGLDAWLTCPDSLTERLYARAGCARLELLSQALVPASSWDRECLGIEEETVFRREIRMWDAASPCWYAMAVIPASVWAAHALFFDRLRHEPMGKLLFAHNEVHRTEFKRLGVLLDSEGYAHMSGVTATSFCIRPARLSAFSLREGEGFHLLEVLLPGLENYTI; via the coding sequence ATGACGTTACAGGAAAAAGTGTTTCCGTTTTTTACGGAGATACCCGCACATACAGGTCTGGATGCCTGGCTCACCTGCCCGGATTCACTGACGGAGCGTCTTTACGCACGCGCTGGATGCGCACGACTTGAACTCCTTTCTCAAGCACTGGTTCCTGCGTCTTCATGGGACAGGGAATGCCTCGGCATTGAGGAAGAAACAGTGTTTCGTCGGGAGATACGCATGTGGGATGCAGCCAGTCCCTGCTGGTATGCCATGGCCGTCATTCCTGCCTCGGTGTGGGCTGCACACGCTCTTTTCTTTGACCGGTTACGCCATGAACCGATGGGGAAGCTGCTCTTTGCGCATAATGAGGTTCATCGTACGGAATTTAAGAGACTGGGCGTTTTGCTCGACTCTGAGGGGTATGCGCATATGAGTGGGGTCACGGCCACATCTTTCTGTATACGACCCGCACGCTTATCGGCATTCTCGCTGAGAGAAGGAGAGGGCTTTCACCTTCTGGAAGTATTGCTTCCGGGCCTTGAGAACTATACCATATGA
- a CDS encoding adenylate/guanylate cyclase domain-containing protein, whose amino-acid sequence MNNIFHSVLIKCLIGLRLILGIIIGVLCIGFLLQFVNNASHYTLTNLILQIESRYLGHLINLVREAIPTRFWGVDFSALFTAVIFMLISDGVTRFTDNIQVSHQRRLIEQDYSAWRNTHRAQIGKKALQEIDSRFKGLQQASGKDRKRLLEEFIHIKGQLDSMGQQLAFLAMDVVDSTGMKRDEDKHVAAWDFERYNLLVNQCLSENGVVKFAMTPDGIMSCFRSVDDAVSAAQCVLARLENFNREERKMKTPFRVRFGINAGFVYIDEDTPLEQVSDRVIDIAGHMQKHAQPNAINIAASAIEPLKMRGGFEETANIIDEQRVYVWSGKGSGVAMDNRDSAK is encoded by the coding sequence ATGAACAACATATTCCACTCTGTGCTGATAAAGTGTCTAATTGGGTTACGCCTGATTCTTGGAATCATCATCGGGGTGTTATGCATTGGATTTTTGTTACAGTTTGTCAATAACGCCAGCCACTACACCCTGACCAACCTGATACTGCAGATTGAATCACGCTATCTTGGACATCTGATAAACCTTGTGCGCGAAGCCATTCCCACGCGCTTTTGGGGAGTGGATTTTAGCGCGCTTTTCACTGCTGTTATTTTCATGCTGATCTCTGATGGAGTGACACGCTTTACAGACAATATTCAGGTGTCACACCAGCGACGGCTGATTGAACAAGACTACAGTGCCTGGCGCAACACGCACAGGGCGCAGATTGGCAAGAAGGCGCTTCAGGAAATCGATTCACGGTTTAAAGGGCTGCAGCAGGCATCTGGAAAAGACAGAAAACGCCTGCTTGAAGAATTTATCCATATTAAGGGACAGCTTGATTCGATGGGGCAGCAGCTCGCATTTCTTGCAATGGACGTTGTGGACTCTACCGGTATGAAGCGCGATGAAGATAAACACGTCGCTGCCTGGGATTTTGAGCGCTATAACCTTTTGGTCAATCAATGCCTTTCGGAGAATGGCGTTGTCAAATTTGCGATGACACCGGATGGCATCATGAGCTGCTTTCGCTCGGTAGATGATGCGGTATCCGCAGCGCAGTGCGTATTAGCGAGGCTTGAAAACTTTAACCGCGAAGAGCGCAAAATGAAAACGCCTTTTCGTGTGCGTTTTGGTATCAATGCCGGGTTTGTGTATATCGATGAAGATACCCCGCTTGAGCAGGTCAGCGACAGGGTCATTGACATTGCCGGTCACATGCAAAAACACGCCCAACCCAATGCCATCAATATCGCCGCAAGCGCGATTGAACCGCTCAAAATGCGGGGCGGGTTTGAAGAAACGGCAAATATCATTGATGAACAGCGTGTGTATGTCTGGTCTGGAAAGGGTTCAGGGGTTGCAATGGATAACCGGGACAGCGCAAAATAA
- a CDS encoding pilus assembly FimT family protein has protein sequence MRACRGLSLIELVCVLAVVALISLFAFPAFMPLTAQTRLTLRVNALTSAVALGKNLAITHGETYALLALTKNADWSKGFTLVRGSSLTEGEPVRRWTFAVNEADIRWQGMQSKNALIFNAHFNQNICNGRFVLKAAGHTRTLIVNRFCRMRLQKNDYTEPKGS, from the coding sequence ATGCGCGCCTGTCGCGGTTTAAGCCTCATCGAACTTGTGTGTGTGCTCGCTGTAGTCGCGCTCATAAGCCTGTTTGCATTTCCTGCATTTATGCCATTAACGGCGCAAACGCGACTTACCCTGCGCGTCAATGCTCTAACGAGTGCCGTGGCGCTTGGCAAGAATCTCGCCATTACCCATGGTGAAACCTACGCATTACTTGCGCTCACGAAGAATGCCGACTGGTCAAAAGGGTTCACACTGGTACGGGGTAGCAGCCTTACCGAAGGAGAGCCCGTAAGGCGCTGGACATTCGCCGTGAATGAAGCTGACATACGCTGGCAGGGCATGCAGTCAAAAAACGCGTTGATATTTAATGCGCATTTCAACCAGAACATCTGCAATGGCCGTTTTGTGTTGAAAGCCGCAGGCCACACCCGCACCTTGATAGTCAATCGCTTCTGTCGCATGCGTTTGCAAAAAAATGACTATACTGAACCAAAAGGCTCATAA
- a CDS encoding uracil-DNA glycosylase, with protein MRRDLHPWYLQQLGIERWILRTSKPAASSMIAEDLDALAREVAACTRCAISACRTQTVFERGNPRARLMVIGEAPGFYEDREGKAFVGRAGQLLDAMLASIGMDEQQVYIANILKCRPPDNRDPTPDEIAACTPFLIRQIETVKPALILGLGRFAGNFLCASTLPMHRLRESLHHYQGVPCRVTFHPAYLLRNPQDKKKAWQDLGHVRSILDTAECAPVAV; from the coding sequence ATGCGTCGCGATTTGCATCCATGGTACCTGCAGCAGCTCGGGATTGAACGCTGGATTTTACGCACCTCAAAGCCTGCGGCTTCCTCAATGATTGCCGAGGACCTGGATGCCCTTGCAAGGGAAGTTGCCGCCTGCACGCGTTGTGCGATTTCCGCGTGTCGCACGCAGACTGTTTTCGAGCGCGGCAACCCCAGGGCGCGCTTGATGGTGATAGGCGAGGCACCTGGATTTTATGAAGACCGGGAAGGAAAGGCATTTGTGGGGCGGGCCGGCCAGCTTCTTGATGCCATGCTCGCGTCCATCGGCATGGATGAACAACAGGTTTACATTGCCAATATCCTCAAGTGCCGCCCGCCAGATAACCGTGACCCAACGCCCGATGAAATCGCGGCCTGCACCCCCTTTTTGATACGCCAGATTGAAACGGTTAAACCGGCATTAATTCTTGGGCTTGGGCGTTTCGCCGGGAATTTTTTGTGTGCGTCAACGCTTCCCATGCATCGTTTGCGTGAAAGTCTCCATCACTATCAGGGAGTGCCTTGCCGTGTGACGTTTCATCCAGCCTATCTGCTGCGAAACCCTCAGGATAAAAAAAAGGCATGGCAGGATTTAGGCCATGTACGCAGCATTCTGGACACTGCTGAATGCGCGCCTGTCGCGGTTTAA
- the vpdC gene encoding Dot/Icm T4SS effector VpdC, with protein MMVQGNVQSVLAADGDERIDNNRLLFKKYLLTVAGGWLRINNLFPDNRYTLADYLFDNERIIIDFSRLEPSRRERFLRWFLTPHEEDASRFYLSAVDTSEYRGYTAEVALSYWGRIKNWLLYGKRTRHWQLDSLSLSMDYQLTGMEVDEGEQGLLVGLNQTRTPAGDEKYRNPAENFESGVTGNTKRVYLTDAVIDELLERDIHTMDEEAFLTILDTPHPLSIPVASDETRWRLMREWREGEFFVTPLFWYQRLWRWIVSLFTGGLTVTPASPEQNTSSEEQGSELHQLALSDTLTVSQVSDQSTLSVREMRPEIDRFVFSGGGSKLFAHIGACKRLHEQGIYPVAFAGSSAGAIMALLSYLGYSADEILEKFRVMRQDRLVSFDRMDRSGISDTTALKAALDLLISCKVVELVERYQLHASEEGRFFLESEVFRDGQVTFASLEALRVRCEGSGLGEKLAVTATNAELRATRYFSYETTPHTEVSEAVKISASIPVVYKPTIFDGHLYCDGGVLSNVPTEVFRDEGETFLESDGTSLRVLVLQFDNGPERSALYRLGERVYRESWLVNHIYQFLTGVLDPASGWEQDRIKLRRHALQTILMDVGYVSATQFDLSHDLRQQLVESGYRAAESYLEARMGDSPCGGGEVMMASFSCVEELLLWCCWRKKPDCFEKIAESHFARTVDANWLQMLRARFFVHAGAMNDSDEEPLSNHDVLTEPPMSSQFRFQPQVTPVRALPVRGYLGNLRFFNVVYPLLGDIMDAHFTVAADAQAFRQARHALCLNDPCVPLWQTLSEVKGDTHIVVYLLRMLLQAWTNHPTESVIVYLQNLHNALHEMPVQAMPIVFARWSLSRMQCETLLKCLPDMRAIIEQCSGFREDFGVKAPVPPARRFTPPQVSAPIDIPIPENLEDNGTKSFGFGI; from the coding sequence ATGATGGTTCAAGGGAATGTGCAGTCTGTGCTGGCGGCAGACGGTGACGAACGTATTGATAACAACCGGTTGTTATTCAAAAAATACCTGTTGACAGTTGCTGGCGGCTGGCTTCGCATCAATAATCTCTTTCCCGATAATCGCTACACACTTGCCGATTATCTTTTTGATAACGAACGCATAATTATCGATTTTTCACGCCTTGAACCATCCCGGCGCGAGCGCTTCCTGCGCTGGTTTTTAACGCCGCATGAAGAGGATGCCAGTCGATTTTATCTTAGTGCCGTCGATACCAGTGAATACCGGGGCTATACGGCCGAGGTGGCGCTTAGTTACTGGGGGCGCATTAAGAACTGGCTCCTTTATGGAAAGCGCACCCGTCACTGGCAACTGGACTCACTTTCTCTTTCCATGGATTACCAGCTTACAGGCATGGAAGTCGATGAAGGTGAGCAGGGGCTTCTTGTGGGACTCAATCAGACCCGTACGCCCGCAGGGGATGAAAAATACCGCAATCCCGCCGAAAACTTTGAAAGCGGTGTAACAGGCAATACCAAACGCGTGTATCTCACGGATGCAGTGATTGATGAGCTGCTTGAGCGTGATATTCACACGATGGATGAAGAAGCGTTTCTTACTATTCTGGATACTCCCCATCCGCTGTCAATTCCGGTTGCCTCCGATGAGACACGCTGGCGATTGATGCGTGAATGGCGTGAGGGTGAGTTTTTTGTTACACCGCTCTTCTGGTACCAGCGTCTCTGGCGCTGGATTGTCAGTCTTTTTACCGGGGGACTGACGGTGACGCCAGCCTCTCCCGAGCAGAATACCTCCTCAGAAGAGCAGGGCAGCGAACTGCATCAGCTTGCACTCAGTGATACATTGACCGTGTCCCAGGTATCCGATCAGTCGACCCTTTCTGTGCGTGAAATGCGCCCTGAAATTGACCGGTTTGTGTTTTCAGGTGGAGGCTCGAAGCTTTTCGCTCACATTGGTGCCTGTAAAAGGCTTCATGAGCAGGGGATTTATCCTGTCGCTTTTGCCGGGAGTTCTGCGGGCGCCATCATGGCGCTGCTCAGTTATCTTGGATATTCGGCGGATGAGATTCTTGAAAAGTTTCGCGTAATGCGTCAGGACCGGCTTGTCAGCTTTGACAGGATGGACAGAAGCGGTATTTCTGATACCACAGCTCTCAAAGCCGCTCTTGACCTCCTCATCAGCTGCAAGGTAGTGGAGCTTGTAGAGCGCTACCAGCTGCACGCAAGTGAGGAAGGGCGTTTTTTTCTCGAATCGGAGGTCTTTAGGGACGGACAAGTGACGTTTGCGTCCCTTGAAGCCTTAAGGGTTCGCTGTGAGGGTAGTGGACTCGGTGAAAAACTCGCAGTGACCGCAACGAATGCCGAGCTGCGCGCCACGCGCTATTTTTCCTATGAAACCACACCGCACACGGAAGTCAGTGAGGCAGTGAAAATATCTGCGAGCATTCCTGTAGTCTATAAGCCAACGATTTTTGATGGGCATCTGTATTGCGATGGCGGGGTCCTCAGTAACGTACCGACTGAAGTGTTTCGTGATGAGGGTGAAACGTTTCTGGAATCCGATGGCACATCCCTGCGGGTACTCGTACTGCAGTTTGACAACGGGCCTGAGCGCAGCGCCCTCTATCGTTTAGGCGAACGCGTCTACCGCGAGAGCTGGCTCGTTAATCACATCTACCAGTTTTTAACAGGCGTTCTCGACCCGGCCAGCGGCTGGGAGCAGGATCGCATTAAGTTGCGACGCCACGCACTGCAGACCATCCTCATGGATGTGGGCTATGTTTCCGCCACACAGTTTGACCTCTCTCATGATTTGCGACAACAGCTCGTTGAAAGCGGTTACCGCGCGGCTGAATCATACCTCGAAGCTCGCATGGGCGACAGTCCCTGTGGCGGGGGAGAAGTAATGATGGCGAGTTTTTCCTGTGTAGAGGAACTGCTCCTCTGGTGTTGCTGGCGTAAAAAGCCTGATTGCTTTGAAAAAATAGCAGAAAGCCACTTTGCGAGAACAGTCGATGCGAACTGGCTGCAGATGCTTAGAGCGCGCTTTTTTGTGCATGCCGGGGCCATGAATGACTCAGATGAGGAGCCGCTGTCGAACCATGATGTGCTGACCGAGCCGCCCATGTCCAGTCAGTTTCGGTTTCAACCACAGGTAACGCCTGTACGTGCGCTGCCCGTCAGAGGTTATCTCGGAAATCTCCGCTTTTTTAATGTGGTATACCCGTTACTCGGCGATATCATGGACGCACATTTTACGGTTGCCGCTGATGCGCAGGCCTTCAGACAGGCGCGTCATGCGCTTTGCCTGAACGACCCCTGCGTTCCCCTCTGGCAGACACTCTCAGAGGTTAAGGGGGATACGCATATCGTGGTGTACCTGTTGCGCATGCTCCTGCAGGCCTGGACTAATCATCCGACAGAGTCCGTCATTGTGTACCTGCAAAACCTTCATAACGCGCTTCATGAAATGCCTGTACAGGCCATGCCAATCGTTTTTGCACGCTGGTCGCTAAGCCGCATGCAGTGTGAAACGCTCCTGAAGTGCCTTCCTGATATGAGGGCGATTATTGAACAGTGTTCGGGTTTCAGGGAAGATTTTGGTGTGAAAGCCCCCGTACCGCCCGCACGGCGATTTACGCCTCCCCAAGTGAGTGCGCCCATCGATATTCCCATCCCTGAGAACTTAGAGGATAATGGCACAAAGAGTTTTGGTTTCGGAATATAA
- a CDS encoding GspE/PulE family protein, with translation MKAHLIESRAIFRGLRYSRARNALQVQKMIDALMDGHDADVVQQVETLLTSALSMNASDIHVEPFQDGLRVRFRIDGLLREIVTLPATLAPRVVSRLKIMSNLDISEKRLPQDGRYRLQPANEKPADFRVSTCPVIHGEKVVLRLLEQGNTSLPLDALGMLPEQLVLLERVLSRPQGLVLVTGPTGSGKTITLYAALVRLNAVMRNIATVEDPVEILLNGINQVAINPKTGLDFATVLRALLRQDPDVLMIGEIRDRETAEIAVKAAHTGHLVLSTLHTTSAAESLVRLQHMGIAAWLLATSLSLVIAQRLVRVLCVHCRIPDTEGTFKAQGCSRCNQGYQGRTGIFEVLNLDDTLRDAILRGDNTLKLQALSRECGMLSLNKSGTILVRAGVTTAEELYRVTGEEAADA, from the coding sequence ATGAAAGCGCACCTCATTGAAAGTCGTGCAATTTTTCGAGGCCTGCGTTATAGTCGCGCGAGGAATGCCTTACAAGTCCAAAAAATGATAGACGCCCTCATGGATGGTCATGACGCGGATGTGGTGCAACAGGTTGAAACCCTGCTCACTTCTGCGCTTTCGATGAATGCCTCCGATATTCACGTTGAACCCTTTCAGGATGGATTGCGCGTACGTTTTCGCATTGATGGCCTGCTGCGTGAAATTGTCACCCTGCCGGCAACACTCGCGCCACGCGTAGTTTCCCGGCTTAAGATAATGTCAAACCTTGATATTTCCGAAAAACGCCTGCCTCAGGATGGGCGCTACCGTTTGCAGCCTGCAAATGAAAAACCAGCGGATTTTCGTGTCAGTACCTGTCCCGTGATTCATGGTGAAAAAGTCGTTCTGAGGCTCCTTGAACAGGGGAACACCAGCCTGCCGCTGGATGCCCTTGGCATGCTTCCAGAACAGCTTGTGCTGTTAGAGCGCGTACTTTCAAGACCACAGGGGCTTGTACTCGTAACGGGCCCCACCGGCAGTGGCAAAACCATTACGCTTTATGCCGCTCTCGTTCGGTTAAATGCCGTAATGCGCAACATCGCAACGGTTGAAGATCCGGTAGAAATTCTCCTGAATGGCATTAATCAAGTCGCGATTAACCCAAAGACTGGCCTCGATTTCGCCACCGTACTGCGCGCGCTGCTGCGCCAGGACCCGGATGTGCTGATGATAGGAGAAATTCGTGACCGTGAAACTGCTGAGATTGCTGTCAAAGCGGCGCACACCGGGCATCTTGTGCTCTCCACGCTGCACACCACAAGTGCTGCTGAATCGCTGGTTCGTCTGCAGCACATGGGCATTGCAGCATGGCTTTTGGCGACATCCTTAAGTCTTGTGATTGCGCAGCGTCTGGTACGTGTGCTTTGCGTGCACTGTCGAATACCAGACACCGAGGGGACATTTAAAGCCCAGGGGTGCAGCCGGTGCAATCAGGGGTATCAGGGACGAACCGGTATTTTTGAAGTGCTGAACCTCGATGACACACTGCGAGACGCTATTCTCAGGGGTGATAATACCCTCAAACTGCAGGCGCTATCACGCGAGTGCGGCATGTTATCTCTTAACAAGTCCGGTACCATACTCGTGCGGGCGGGGGTAACGACTGCCGAGGAGCTCTACCGTGTCACGGGTGAGGAAGCCGCTGATGCTTAA
- a CDS encoding type II secretion system F family protein: MLNESHSLTLFYWKGISLRDGRMRGAILAHSLTDVREQLAARSILLLRVAKETHHPFFARRLKGRDITRLCRQFSTLLAGGIPLLSVFELTRAATRNNTLKQLLVTLSTCVSRGMGLAEAMRAHPHCFDAASCSLIQVGERSATLAGMFDRIATEREKTERLRRAIVKALAYPVTVMIIAFVVSVGLLTFVVPEFERMFAHFGTELPLPTRTIVSFSHFLTGPSFKHWIIPGLFSVCTSLMMLRKNPRVCLAAERMGFAVPGAGPLFARFAGMRLASLLATTMGAGIPLSNALEDIAQTTRTSRFQTGIKGILSAVQRGESLSASMQKSGLFEEHLLVMVRTGEDAGTLQSSLHEAGLWLEAHLEHRLEILSNLIEPFIMAILGLLVGGLVVALYLPVLTLGRII; this comes from the coding sequence ATGCTTAATGAATCCCACTCCCTCACACTTTTTTACTGGAAAGGGATATCTCTGCGTGACGGACGGATGCGGGGCGCCATTCTTGCACACAGCCTTACTGATGTGCGTGAGCAGCTTGCCGCCCGTTCCATTTTGTTGCTGCGTGTCGCTAAAGAGACACACCATCCATTTTTCGCTCGCCGCCTGAAAGGACGCGATATTACCCGTCTGTGTCGACAGTTTTCTACCCTGCTTGCAGGCGGCATCCCGCTCCTTTCCGTTTTTGAGCTCACGCGTGCTGCCACGCGCAACAATACACTCAAACAGCTGCTTGTAACACTTTCCACCTGTGTCAGCCGTGGGATGGGACTTGCTGAAGCGATGCGCGCGCATCCGCACTGCTTTGATGCGGCAAGCTGCAGCCTGATTCAGGTTGGTGAGCGTTCGGCCACACTGGCCGGGATGTTTGACCGCATCGCCACCGAACGTGAAAAAACCGAACGACTGCGCCGTGCCATCGTAAAAGCGCTTGCCTATCCAGTCACCGTGATGATTATTGCGTTTGTGGTCAGTGTGGGACTGCTGACTTTTGTCGTGCCAGAATTTGAGCGCATGTTCGCACACTTTGGCACAGAGCTGCCTCTGCCCACGCGCACCATTGTGTCATTTTCGCATTTTCTAACAGGACCATCATTCAAACACTGGATAATCCCGGGCCTTTTCAGTGTATGTACAAGTCTTATGATGCTTCGTAAAAATCCGCGCGTGTGCCTTGCCGCTGAACGCATGGGCTTTGCCGTTCCGGGCGCAGGTCCACTCTTCGCGCGTTTTGCCGGCATGCGACTGGCAAGCCTGCTTGCGACCACAATGGGAGCCGGTATTCCGCTCTCAAATGCCCTTGAAGACATCGCTCAAACAACGCGCACCAGCCGTTTTCAGACAGGTATCAAAGGGATTTTAAGCGCTGTTCAACGTGGAGAGTCACTCTCGGCCAGCATGCAGAAATCCGGTCTTTTTGAGGAGCATCTGCTGGTCATGGTGCGAACCGGCGAAGACGCCGGTACCTTACAATCAAGCCTTCATGAAGCTGGTCTATGGCTCGAAGCCCATCTCGAACATCGGCTTGAGATCTTAAGCAACTTGATTGAACCCTTCATCATGGCTATTCTTGGACTCCTGGTTGGCGGACTGGTAGTCGCACTGTATCTGCCGGTTCTCACTCTTGGGAGGATTATCTGA
- a CDS encoding prepilin peptidase: MFAQLLQQYPVFCVILSGVIALITGSFLNLLVWRLPQMLEARTRAECEMLCGLPETSRKTLNLFTPRSFCPHCATTIPAYWNIPLLGFLLLRGRCFACKTPISWRYPLLELATLLLVLAALYAFGFSLKGLFAAGFLVILLALTVIDIEHQLLPDCLTLLLLWAGLIANLNGLFVPLQTAVCSAAGGYLALWSIAGLYRFFRHREGLGGGDIKLFAALGAWFGWMQLQLILMLAAFTGAVFGMLWLKLSRKPEGTPIPFGPFLAAAGTASLFSGDQLLKMYWQFFNYF; encoded by the coding sequence ATGTTTGCACAGCTTTTGCAGCAATATCCCGTGTTTTGCGTAATCCTAAGCGGCGTCATTGCCCTAATCACAGGCAGTTTTTTAAATCTTCTTGTCTGGCGGCTGCCTCAAATGCTTGAAGCGCGAACGCGTGCAGAGTGTGAAATGCTCTGTGGCCTTCCTGAAACTTCCCGGAAAACGCTGAACCTTTTTACACCGCGTTCCTTCTGTCCACACTGTGCCACTACCATACCGGCATACTGGAACATCCCGCTGTTAGGCTTTCTTTTACTGAGGGGCCGCTGCTTTGCCTGCAAGACACCCATTTCATGGCGCTATCCGCTGCTGGAGCTTGCCACACTCTTACTGGTACTGGCCGCACTGTACGCCTTTGGTTTCAGTCTGAAGGGACTTTTTGCTGCAGGATTTCTCGTGATACTGCTGGCGCTGACAGTGATTGATATCGAACATCAGCTGTTACCGGATTGTCTGACACTGCTGCTACTCTGGGCAGGCCTTATCGCGAACCTGAATGGCTTGTTTGTGCCCCTTCAAACGGCGGTATGCAGTGCGGCAGGCGGCTATCTCGCTCTCTGGAGCATCGCCGGACTTTATCGGTTTTTTCGACATCGTGAGGGTTTGGGTGGAGGTGACATTAAACTATTTGCAGCTCTCGGTGCATGGTTTGGCTGGATGCAGTTACAGCTTATTCTGATGCTCGCAGCCTTTACAGGCGCCGTTTTTGGCATGCTTTGGCTTAAGCTTTCGCGAAAGCCAGAGGGCACGCCCATTCCTTTTGGTCCCTTCCTTGCTGCCGCGGGAACAGCGAGTCTATTCTCGGGGGACCAGCTTCTGAAGATGTACTGGCAATTTTTTAACTATTTTTAA